The DNA sequence TGCTCTAAGAGTTTCTTGTGCAACGAAACATGGATCTCGATTTGGATggtacattaaaaatttatcaaaaagttCATGTTGCAATGCAGTTTTCTCATTCGTAGTGTAAGGTAAAACATCTTCATGAGCTACATAATCTAATCCTGGTATTGCATATAAACTGCGACTACTTTCATGGTTACCCAAAAATGTTACAGCTTCAGTTTGGGCACGCTACATTACACACAtacatatgaatatatataagattaataaaatgttggtTAGCGTTTCTTTCATCTATGTATTCATTATACTTACTATGTAAGGACAATCCCTTTGGTCAATTAATACCTGATAAAATGTGTGAGTTCTACCTTTTACTTCTTTCTCGACGCTATTAAAGTTACCATTTGTGTTTCTACAATGAAACGatagttttcatttaatatacatgtaattatattatatattgatgACTTACAACAGACATCCAATATATTTGATGTTAGCCAACAATAGTGATAATATTAACATGTAACAattagaaacaattatttaaaataaataattattgttgtaAGCTTACTCTTCTCTTTTATTTGGAATATCTCTGTCATAAACTCTTGCTACCcatggaaataatattactccACGATATCCAAATACTCTATGTAAGATTAATTGACCAGTTTCATATTTTCCTTGCAATTTTGGTGTTTCTAATTTTCCTACCTCTGCCAATCtagaataagaatattattcataacaTTGTAACAAGATTGCtaatgaaatatgtaattcaaaattcatactttttatttttagtcaaTATGTTcctaaaaatagtaaatagtttattttacattaaatattcatgacCATTTTGTGttctatgtatatacaaactaattaaaaaactggatgcgtaaatttaaaaaataagacaattaTACTTAAAAGTAAGGATGAGTACAATGTTCTCTAATtcgatttacatttataagtacactttataaaataatgttacaatttatttcatatctTCGTTACAattgttacaataatttaatatgaaatttacgTCACCTGATATGTCTTACGTGATACAAACAAGTCCTTTTCGGCAATTTAAGGAGGCAACATTTCAATTTGCTAGTTACAAAATTTCGGGCAAGTTCCATACtttcttagaaaatatttgtattgagatggaatttttaatttaggtTAAAGAACACTGAATCGAAAATGCATAATATGTAGTGCTTTCTTGACATTTCTGAAGCTTTTTACTAACTGCGTTACAATAACGACTGTACACGTTCTGTTTACATGCGCATAGAAGACAAAGGCCGATTTTCATGACGATAATCACATGATTCAAGGTGTATATATTCCCCACGGCAAAACCTACTCTAGAGTCGGTTCAAGTCGGTTGGGCCCACGGACATAGGAAATATTATGTCTATGTCCACGACACGATACATACCTGGTGAAAACCAGTGAAAACCCTCGAATCCATTGCAGTCAAAAGAAGAATCCGCTGATCACGATGGGTACCTGTGAGTTATgcttgtatttttgtttatatttttcatccttacatttctttcttcaCCTAATGTTTACACAATATTATAAAGTTGTACATGAGAATGTaacattacatatttataaaaatgcaattttactAAGAATTTTGCACAGCCACTCcctgtttttattattttttgttgaaactttttattgaCGCGATAGTTGTTTACCAACGAAAAAGTCTGACCAATGATTTAACCATGATGCCACCTAATAGCTTTGCAAAgagaacgaaacaaaaatgttcagaAAGAGGTATTATTTccttaaaatgttaaataatatggTGAAATTAGAAACAATACTGTTTCGTATTCAAAtttgtgtacaaattttgtgaTGTGCAATATTGTttactataaattattttgacccacttatttaaaatttttaatactctaatgttcatttttcatactatcacatattttttaacatagtTTATTGTCTAATGTATAGATATgtctttttctgtttttaaaaactatgctaatctacatatatgtatactaatacatatatacagttATAGTAGTAAACTAATATAATCGACTATAACAATTAAGATAATTACATAGGAAAATAAATCAATCAAAAttactactattattatataataaataatctcaagattcaatttttctatttgcatacctatacatttatatgtataccatattcataaaatcataaaatataactcattcctttcaaatatatattatgtaaaattattgctagataatgtaatatttaaaagtaagtGTTATTTACTAATACTAAGTCATATAAATCAATCAATTGAAGGAATtaagatattaaaatgttattctaGTCGAATcactaatattttctttgtttttcttctagCAAAAGGAGTCCTAACAACAGAATTCATACATGAATTACGTGATGCATTTTAcgataataaacaaaacattttggCACAAAATGTATGTACAAGGACCAATCCCATCGAGGCTTGTATTTCGCGAAAAGTATTGGAACAGACCCAACACGTTTTCACTCATAAAATCGAAATGGAAGGGAAGCCCATGACAAATCAAAAAACTTCTGGGCGATGTtggttattttcaattttaaatgttataagAACTGCCTTCATTAAGCAGTACAATTTGgatgaatttgaatttagtCAAGCTTACCTATTTTTCTGGGATAAGGTTAATGTTATGATATTAtcaatattcaatatacaaAACGTAATTATTGTATGTTTACTAATCCATACATTATTTTGTAGGTTGAACGGTGTAactattttttacataatattgtaaaaagtGCACAACGACACGAACCAGTAGAAGGCCGCTtagtatcatttttattacacgaTCCTGTTTGTGATGGTGGACAATGGGATATGATTGTTaaccttataaataaacatggtCTCGTCCCTAAAGTATGTTTTCCAGAATCATACAGTTGCGAATCTAGTTCCCGTATGAACagtattttgaaaagtaaacTCAGAGAGTACTCTAAAGTATTAAGAGATTTAGTAGCGAATGGAGCATCAGAAGACAAACTGGAATCTGAGATCGCAGACCAAATGCATGTTCTTTATCGAATAATTGGTATTTGTTTGGGTATACCTTCAGAAACGTTCACTTGGGAATATTACGATAAGTCCAAGAATTATAATCGTATGGGACCAATTAAACCTGTGGAATTTTATGAGAAATACGTGAAACCGTATTACGATGTGaatgacaaaatatgtttAGTAACAGATCCAAGGGAATCTAATCCATGGAGAAAACTTTATACGATAGATTATTTAGGAAATGTTGTGGGTGGAAGATCTACATTATACAATAATCAACCACCTTCAGTATTAATGGAATTATGTGCAGAAAGTATCAAACAAAATGAACCTGTATGGTTTGGATGCGATGTAAACAAAAGATTAATAGGCAAACAAGGTATAGAGGATATGAACGCTTATGATTTCTCTCTGATGTTTGGAACAAACATTCAGGTCAATCTCACAAAAGCAGATAGATTACTTTATGGAGACTCTATGATGGTTCATGCAATGGCATTTACAGCTGTTTCGATTGATGTAAGTTAATAAGATTCTAAGAAATGATTTACGAAAATATGTTGGCAACTTTAAGaaataagtaatttataatataattatgtattcaAAACCTCTTAATGCAAAATGTACTAAAACTCATTTCATCTCCAGGATGATGGCAAAATTAAGAAGTTCCGAGTGGAAAATTCATGGGGTGATGAACATGGTCAAAAAGGGTATCAATTATTAACCGCTGAATGGTTTAACGAATTCGTTTTCGAAGCAgttatcgataaaaaattaGTACCTGCAGATATTTTGTCTGTATTTGAACAAGAACCCACTGTCTTACCTGCATGGGATCCTATGGGTACTCTTGCTCACTGATAGTAA is a window from the Hylaeus volcanicus isolate JK05 chromosome 7, UHH_iyHylVolc1.0_haploid, whole genome shotgun sequence genome containing:
- the LOC128879486 gene encoding polymerase delta-interacting protein 2 isoform X1; this encodes MELARNFVTSKLKCCLLKLPKRTCLYHVRHIRNILTKNKKLAEVGKLETPKLQGKYETGQLILHRVFGYRGVILFPWVARVYDRDIPNKREENTNGNFNSVEKEVKGRTHTFYQVLIDQRDCPYIRAQTEAVTFLGNHESSRSLYAIPGLDYVAHEDVLPYTTNEKTALQHELFDKFLMYHPNRDPCFVAQETLRAWQKKNHPWLELSDVHKETTENIRVTVIPFYMGCRGSQTTAVHWWRYCIRLENLGNLSVQLRERHWRIFSLSGTLETVRGRGVVGQEPILSKVLPAFQYSSHVSLQAASGHMWGTFRMEREDGYAFDCRIPPFSLESKVEESSTPNMDS
- the LOC128879486 gene encoding polymerase delta-interacting protein 2 isoform X2 codes for the protein MELARNFVTSKLKCCLLKLPKRTCLYHVRHIRLAEVGKLETPKLQGKYETGQLILHRVFGYRGVILFPWVARVYDRDIPNKREENTNGNFNSVEKEVKGRTHTFYQVLIDQRDCPYIRAQTEAVTFLGNHESSRSLYAIPGLDYVAHEDVLPYTTNEKTALQHELFDKFLMYHPNRDPCFVAQETLRAWQKKNHPWLELSDVHKETTENIRVTVIPFYMGCRGSQTTAVHWWRYCIRLENLGNLSVQLRERHWRIFSLSGTLETVRGRGVVGQEPILSKVLPAFQYSSHVSLQAASGHMWGTFRMEREDGYAFDCRIPPFSLESKVEESSTPNMDS
- the LOC128879484 gene encoding bleomycin hydrolase — translated: MGTSKGVLTTEFIHELRDAFYDNKQNILAQNVCTRTNPIEACISRKVLEQTQHVFTHKIEMEGKPMTNQKTSGRCWLFSILNVIRTAFIKQYNLDEFEFSQAYLFFWDKVERCNYFLHNIVKSAQRHEPVEGRLVSFLLHDPVCDGGQWDMIVNLINKHGLVPKVCFPESYSCESSSRMNSILKSKLREYSKVLRDLVANGASEDKLESEIADQMHVLYRIIGICLGIPSETFTWEYYDKSKNYNRMGPIKPVEFYEKYVKPYYDVNDKICLVTDPRESNPWRKLYTIDYLGNVVGGRSTLYNNQPPSVLMELCAESIKQNEPVWFGCDVNKRLIGKQGIEDMNAYDFSLMFGTNIQVNLTKADRLLYGDSMMVHAMAFTAVSIDDDGKIKKFRVENSWGDEHGQKGYQLLTAEWFNEFVFEAVIDKKLVPADILSVFEQEPTVLPAWDPMGTLAH